The following are encoded in a window of Lacinutrix sp. WUR7 genomic DNA:
- a CDS encoding PQQ-binding-like beta-propeller repeat protein translates to MKTLKHFCFIVISLTLINCSSAQDSKQIAKNPEQGLLSIETGLTITKVRTAVNKNQTYIAATSYEGTIVAVSYSGNILWKNKLSGYMNHDIWAADINNDGNDEILAANADGSVYCLDNKGDLLWQFKQNDAPMYSVCVVNKDNKAYVVCGGFDNSFYYVSPKGELVNEIASKTYSIEKPFGNSHKELPPSGLHVANFLRPGKLNGKDILIVNGVQNSMNGDGSIYLFNPLDKLPFETVSVKKRGPYGDLRVVDANADGSSEILLGRTGAKAKGMTFRIMDIKAPNNQSVQDLSKAKDKESLKRGMYRVIQPEVIDNNGKPAYMALFGSNIVLSNIGEPQGNAEVIPTRFSFNDMFKDPNANKVILASAQSGGSAVHIIDFDNNDWKSDYKKLNPPGKIQEILSNSADIKQNLKSFKKPSYQKESAPVYFMSENRKKQGVGAKIDKIEAKYNNPIFLTGGNFDKEKWDRSSMTSEKYRNKRDRRMKYILSQDEVLEIIKKKHQKSNGKGISYWGGHGNDPFMYQVETTKKGMDFANGNKTVLIYPEVVDASEEFKYVMNEMYWPLANHAKTRNGNLYMRNKHLFWQADVYMPMWKPLVSGKYANVFVPAMEETTDKSMELSFTSRLGLWASGSVDSWGVRGARDNTSFDRLRQHSNQTLPNHFLRTMVYSIASGAQYIDNFPVDQEYMSLLWDLIAEGALYVPERSDILSFSPVHLSINNPNEEYVTSSSNVKWLTFFKKEGDNLDDFAFSRLNGTWPGAPLTEWDFSRYAAGAKERRLNFIPKYNNGMVLITPPQNGVFADKEAVRKPLVENIHPWYKNIMKEYHTDGKNYMSPDGKTTYKPSEYYKVIEEDIINSASKLPLSVSGNVGWVVAQTGPKHLRLTIVENGYINPNAETATVKINNIKVVKIKDILNNEEFKVNTDSEIKIEIPLGGFRFIDIELEKEL, encoded by the coding sequence ATGAAAACATTAAAACATTTCTGTTTCATTGTAATTTCACTTACGCTAATTAATTGTTCTTCTGCACAAGATAGCAAGCAAATAGCAAAAAATCCAGAACAAGGTTTACTTAGCATTGAAACTGGTTTAACAATTACCAAAGTAAGAACTGCAGTAAACAAAAATCAAACCTATATAGCAGCAACTAGTTATGAAGGAACTATTGTAGCAGTAAGTTATAGTGGAAATATTTTATGGAAAAACAAACTATCTGGTTATATGAACCATGATATTTGGGCAGCAGATATTAATAATGATGGTAACGATGAAATTTTAGCAGCCAATGCAGATGGTTCTGTGTACTGCTTAGATAACAAAGGTGATTTACTTTGGCAATTTAAACAGAATGACGCACCAATGTATTCAGTATGTGTTGTTAATAAAGACAACAAAGCGTATGTGGTTTGTGGTGGTTTCGATAATAGTTTTTACTACGTATCTCCAAAAGGAGAATTGGTAAACGAAATAGCTTCAAAAACATATTCTATAGAAAAACCATTTGGTAATTCACATAAAGAATTACCTCCATCTGGTTTACATGTTGCCAATTTTTTAAGACCAGGAAAGCTTAATGGAAAAGACATTTTAATTGTTAATGGTGTTCAAAATAGTATGAATGGCGATGGATCAATCTATTTATTTAACCCTTTAGACAAGTTGCCTTTTGAAACTGTTAGTGTAAAAAAACGTGGACCTTATGGAGACTTAAGAGTTGTTGATGCTAATGCAGATGGTAGTAGTGAAATTTTATTAGGACGTACTGGAGCTAAAGCTAAAGGAATGACGTTCCGTATTATGGATATAAAAGCCCCTAATAATCAAAGCGTTCAAGATTTAAGTAAAGCTAAAGATAAAGAATCTTTGAAAAGAGGCATGTATCGTGTTATACAACCAGAAGTTATAGATAACAACGGTAAACCAGCTTATATGGCTTTATTTGGAAGTAATATAGTTCTCTCTAATATTGGAGAACCGCAAGGTAATGCGGAAGTAATACCAACACGATTTTCTTTTAATGATATGTTTAAAGATCCTAATGCTAACAAAGTAATATTGGCTAGTGCACAAAGTGGAGGTAGTGCTGTTCATATTATTGATTTTGATAATAACGATTGGAAAAGCGATTATAAAAAATTGAATCCACCAGGTAAAATACAGGAGATTCTATCTAATTCTGCAGATATCAAACAAAATTTAAAAAGCTTTAAAAAACCTTCATATCAAAAAGAATCTGCTCCAGTATATTTCATGTCAGAAAATAGAAAAAAGCAAGGTGTTGGAGCAAAAATTGATAAAATTGAGGCTAAATATAATAATCCAATTTTCTTAACGGGAGGAAACTTTGATAAAGAAAAATGGGATCGTTCTTCAATGACAAGTGAGAAATATAGAAATAAGCGTGACCGCAGAATGAAATATATTTTATCTCAAGATGAAGTGTTAGAGATTATTAAGAAAAAGCATCAAAAATCTAATGGTAAAGGTATTTCATATTGGGGAGGACACGGTAACGATCCATTTATGTATCAAGTAGAAACTACTAAAAAAGGTATGGATTTTGCCAATGGAAATAAAACAGTATTAATTTACCCAGAAGTTGTTGATGCTTCAGAGGAATTTAAATATGTTATGAATGAAATGTATTGGCCTTTAGCAAATCATGCTAAGACCAGAAATGGTAATTTGTACATGCGTAACAAGCATTTGTTTTGGCAAGCAGATGTTTACATGCCAATGTGGAAGCCTTTAGTTTCTGGTAAATATGCAAACGTATTTGTGCCTGCAATGGAGGAAACAACAGATAAGTCTATGGAGCTAAGTTTTACTTCAAGACTAGGACTTTGGGCTAGTGGATCTGTAGATAGTTGGGGTGTACGTGGAGCTAGAGATAATACTAGTTTTGATCGTTTACGTCAGCATTCTAACCAAACGTTGCCAAACCATTTTTTAAGAACCATGGTATATTCTATTGCCAGTGGTGCACAGTATATCGATAACTTTCCAGTAGATCAAGAGTATATGAGTTTACTTTGGGATTTAATAGCCGAAGGTGCATTATACGTTCCAGAACGTTCTGATATTTTAAGTTTTTCGCCTGTACATTTAAGTATTAATAATCCTAATGAAGAGTACGTAACAAGCTCAAGCAATGTAAAATGGTTAACGTTTTTTAAAAAGGAAGGAGATAATTTAGATGACTTTGCATTTAGTAGATTAAATGGGACTTGGCCAGGTGCACCTTTAACCGAATGGGATTTTTCAAGGTATGCTGCAGGAGCAAAGGAGAGACGCTTAAATTTTATTCCGAAGTATAATAATGGTATGGTATTAATAACACCACCTCAAAACGGCGTTTTTGCAGACAAAGAAGCAGTTAGAAAACCTTTAGTAGAAAATATACATCCTTGGTATAAAAATATTATGAAAGAATACCATACAGATGGTAAAAACTATATGTCACCAGATGGTAAAACCACTTACAAACCAAGTGAGTATTATAAGGTTATTGAAGAGGATATTATAAATAGCGCATCTAAACTACCATTATCAGTTTCTGGAAACGTAGGTTGGGTTGTAGCACAAACAGGACCTAAACATTTACGATTAACTATTGTAGAGAATGGATACATTAATCCTAATGCAGAGACAGCTACAGTTAAAATTAATAACATTAAAGTAGTAAAGATTAAAGATATTTTGAATAATGAAGAATTTAAAGTAAATACAGATTCTGAAATCAAAATTGAGATCCCTTTAGGTGGTTTTCGTTTTATTGATATTGAGCTTGAAAAGGAATTATAA
- a CDS encoding sulfatase: protein MKTYSFKIILLAIIISFNSCDTKQKEVAVNNTNNRDQPNIILFVSDDHGTDALGAYGNPIIKTPNLDKLAAEGTKFTNAYCTSASCAASRSVILSGQFGHATGSYGHVHDYHHFSTYDSIKSLPVLLSKAGYETARIGKYHVAPEKVYHFNQVLEADPRNTVEMAEQCADVLNSDKPFFLYFCTDDPHRGQPFTPDPWDAPNSFGNKKEGYKDVETITYKPEDVLVPAFLPDTKQTREEIAEYYQSVSRIDQGFGKLMQMLKDTGKAENTIVFYISDNGMAFPGAKTTVHEPGIKLPCIIKDPTKDAKGITSDAMISWVDLTPTILDMAKVDFEPNKFHGNSFNDVIGKEKVEGWDEIYASHTFHEITMYYPMRVVRSDNYKLIWNIAYQLEYPFASDLWASSTWQAIYRNDIEYFGPKKVKDYLFRPEFELYDLSKDPNESNNLATNEAFKEVLETMQTKMKAFQTKTKDPWMIMWSHDASLQGSGVNL from the coding sequence ATGAAAACATATAGTTTCAAAATAATTCTACTTGCAATAATTATCAGTTTCAATAGCTGTGATACCAAGCAAAAGGAAGTAGCTGTAAATAACACGAACAATAGAGATCAACCAAACATTATCCTTTTTGTATCAGACGACCACGGGACGGATGCATTAGGAGCTTATGGAAATCCTATAATCAAAACACCAAACTTAGATAAGTTAGCTGCAGAAGGCACCAAATTTACAAACGCGTATTGCACCAGCGCAAGTTGTGCTGCTAGTCGTTCTGTTATTCTCTCTGGTCAGTTTGGTCATGCTACAGGTTCTTATGGGCATGTACACGATTATCATCATTTTAGTACTTATGATAGTATTAAATCACTTCCCGTATTACTTAGTAAAGCTGGTTATGAAACAGCTCGAATTGGAAAATATCATGTTGCACCAGAAAAAGTATATCATTTTAATCAAGTATTAGAGGCAGATCCAAGAAACACCGTTGAAATGGCAGAACAATGTGCAGATGTGCTAAACTCAGACAAACCATTCTTCCTATATTTCTGTACAGACGATCCACATAGAGGTCAGCCATTTACTCCCGATCCTTGGGATGCGCCAAACAGTTTTGGAAACAAAAAAGAAGGCTATAAAGATGTTGAAACTATTACTTATAAACCTGAAGATGTTTTAGTACCAGCATTTTTACCAGACACCAAACAAACACGAGAAGAAATTGCAGAATACTACCAAAGTGTATCGCGTATAGATCAAGGTTTTGGAAAATTAATGCAAATGTTAAAAGACACTGGTAAAGCAGAAAATACAATCGTATTTTATATTTCTGATAACGGAATGGCATTTCCTGGAGCAAAAACTACAGTGCACGAACCAGGAATTAAATTACCATGTATTATAAAAGACCCAACTAAAGATGCTAAGGGAATTACTAGTGACGCTATGATTTCTTGGGTAGATTTAACACCAACCATTCTAGATATGGCTAAGGTCGATTTTGAGCCAAATAAATTTCACGGAAATTCTTTTAACGATGTTATAGGAAAAGAAAAAGTTGAAGGTTGGGACGAAATATATGCCTCACACACATTCCACGAAATTACCATGTATTACCCAATGCGTGTGGTAAGAAGTGATAATTATAAACTTATTTGGAACATAGCTTACCAACTAGAATACCCATTTGCATCAGATTTGTGGGCGTCGTCTACATGGCAAGCTATTTACAGAAATGACATCGAGTATTTTGGACCTAAAAAAGTAAAAGATTATTTATTCAGACCAGAGTTTGAGTTATACGATTTAAGTAAAGATCCAAACGAATCTAATAATCTAGCAACAAATGAAGCTTTTAAAGAGGTGTTAGAAACTATGCAAACCAAAATGAAAGCCTTTCAAACCAAAACTAAAGATCCTTGGATGATTATGTGGAGTCATGATGCATCCTTACAAGGAAGTGGAGTGAATTTATAA
- a CDS encoding alpha-galactosidase yields the protein MKKIKHISLLIIFSLLMSCNSNATEIIDIVHSEGDMTMTIREAIKNAKEKDIKLVFEKGTYTFKTDYAIGKYMYVTNHSNGFKKIIFNFDGFNSVEIEGNGSEFIFNGQAMPFDFEECNKIRVSNIVIDWDIPFSFQGDIIEINKAEEWFDLKPYTEGFSWELKKGKITFPNINGFSYSELGSTLSHNKETKAVDYGAWDMSLHPDSVEKQPNGLLRFYVKGIKHYPRVGSILQSKGDHDNNRYAPAFLTRNSKDIVFDKVIIHHALGMGFLFERSENIKIINSGIYIREGSDRMISATADATHFANCKGDILIENCRIEGMYDDGTNVHGTYVAVDKIIDSKTVRVALKHKQQKGFQFAGVNDEVWFIKQPNPQRRETNSVTKVKVINDDYTDLTFTSKIPTDLKVGDILENKTWNPNFTMRGNTIRDHRARNIIIKTPKKIIIEDNDLSSMMSSIMLRGETFFWYESGNVEDVLIRNNRFIHCAYGGAEHAILKVSPRLGKTFDDSVLYDRNIIFENNTIETFDNRIIWADRVDGLIVRNNTIKQTFTEKQQYPDAFMFDLINCNNVEISNNTYEGNSKNVLKADAVSQKTLKFNSNKGLKK from the coding sequence ATGAAAAAAATTAAACATATCAGTCTACTTATCATTTTCAGTCTATTAATGTCATGTAATTCAAACGCTACGGAAATTATTGACATAGTTCATTCTGAAGGAGACATGACAATGACAATTCGAGAAGCTATTAAAAACGCCAAAGAAAAAGATATCAAACTTGTTTTCGAAAAAGGCACTTACACCTTCAAAACAGATTACGCTATTGGTAAGTACATGTATGTTACAAATCATAGTAATGGGTTCAAAAAAATAATTTTCAATTTTGATGGATTTAACTCTGTTGAAATTGAAGGAAATGGGTCAGAATTTATTTTTAATGGACAAGCCATGCCTTTCGATTTTGAGGAGTGTAATAAAATTAGAGTTAGCAATATTGTTATAGATTGGGATATTCCTTTCAGTTTTCAAGGTGATATTATTGAAATTAATAAAGCCGAAGAATGGTTCGATTTAAAACCATATACCGAAGGATTTTCTTGGGAACTAAAAAAAGGTAAAATTACATTTCCAAATATTAATGGTTTTAGCTATTCAGAATTAGGAAGCACATTATCACACAATAAAGAAACCAAAGCAGTCGATTATGGTGCTTGGGACATGTCTCTACATCCAGATTCTGTTGAAAAACAACCAAACGGATTATTGCGTTTTTACGTTAAAGGAATAAAACATTATCCTCGCGTAGGTTCTATTTTACAATCTAAAGGTGATCATGATAATAATAGATACGCACCTGCATTTTTAACCAGAAATTCAAAAGACATTGTATTTGATAAAGTAATAATTCATCACGCTTTAGGAATGGGTTTTTTGTTTGAAAGATCGGAAAACATTAAAATCATAAACTCTGGAATTTATATAAGAGAAGGTTCAGACCGAATGATATCTGCAACTGCAGATGCTACACATTTTGCCAATTGTAAAGGTGATATTTTAATAGAAAATTGCCGAATAGAAGGTATGTACGACGATGGTACAAACGTCCATGGAACCTATGTAGCAGTAGATAAAATTATCGATAGTAAAACGGTGAGAGTTGCATTAAAGCACAAACAGCAAAAGGGATTTCAGTTTGCAGGAGTTAATGATGAGGTTTGGTTTATTAAACAACCAAATCCGCAACGAAGAGAAACCAATTCTGTAACAAAAGTTAAAGTTATTAATGATGATTATACAGATTTAACCTTTACTTCCAAAATCCCAACAGATTTGAAAGTAGGAGATATTTTAGAAAATAAAACATGGAATCCAAACTTTACAATGCGCGGAAATACCATTAGGGATCATAGGGCAAGAAATATTATTATTAAAACACCAAAGAAAATAATTATTGAAGACAATGATTTGTCATCAATGATGTCTTCAATTATGTTACGAGGAGAAACTTTTTTTTGGTACGAGTCTGGTAATGTCGAAGATGTGCTAATTAGAAATAATAGATTTATCCATTGCGCTTATGGTGGCGCAGAACATGCCATTTTAAAAGTGTCACCAAGACTAGGCAAAACCTTTGATGATTCTGTGCTTTACGATAGAAATATAATCTTTGAAAACAACACCATTGAAACTTTCGATAACCGAATTATTTGGGCAGATAGAGTAGATGGATTAATAGTGAGAAACAATACTATTAAACAAACCTTTACTGAAAAACAACAATATCCTGATGCGTTTATGTTCGATTTAATTAATTGTAATAATGTCGAAATTAGTAATAATACATACGAAGGTAATTCCAAAAATGTATTGAAAGCAGATGCGGTTTCACAAAAGACATTAAAGTTTAATAGCAATAAAGGATTAAAAAAATAA
- a CDS encoding sialate O-acetylesterase — protein sequence MKKYIFIFVMVFIFTGCKTKNVETKTEDKKEVQVVLLAGQSNMQGAGDFDQLDPSEIKRIEKISSRVSLSFNGGKAKPLSYYDNKPSEKYEFTKRFGPEIFIGLTLAENNPDQEFLLIKCSQGGTALYGAWNPNWTAEKAKAVEKPKKQNIKLYNMHIQDVRANLKALETQNKTYKIIGLAWMQGENDAAKEISATTYEANLKLLAQSYRDEFGVENMPFVIGQINSRYGKFKKLGPAMVRKAMEDVVNLDANADIIKTTTDANWSDYPKHTDNVHYNAEGQRRLGIAFGEKLIILNK from the coding sequence ATGAAAAAATATATTTTCATTTTTGTAATGGTATTCATTTTTACAGGATGTAAAACAAAGAATGTTGAAACTAAAACTGAGGATAAAAAAGAGGTGCAAGTCGTTTTATTAGCAGGACAATCAAACATGCAAGGTGCAGGAGATTTTGATCAATTAGATCCTTCAGAAATTAAAAGAATTGAAAAGATTTCAAGTCGAGTTTCACTAAGTTTTAATGGTGGTAAGGCAAAACCATTATCTTATTATGATAATAAACCATCAGAAAAATATGAGTTTACAAAACGCTTTGGGCCAGAAATTTTTATAGGTTTAACCTTAGCTGAAAATAATCCTGACCAAGAATTCTTATTAATAAAATGTTCACAAGGCGGAACGGCTTTATATGGCGCTTGGAATCCTAATTGGACAGCCGAAAAAGCAAAAGCTGTTGAAAAACCAAAGAAACAAAATATTAAGCTTTATAATATGCATATTCAAGATGTTAGGGCCAATCTAAAAGCATTAGAAACTCAAAATAAAACCTATAAAATTATTGGTTTGGCTTGGATGCAAGGTGAAAACGATGCGGCTAAAGAGATTAGCGCAACAACCTATGAAGCAAATCTAAAACTATTAGCCCAAAGTTATAGAGATGAATTTGGTGTCGAAAATATGCCATTTGTTATCGGACAAATTAACTCTAGATATGGTAAGTTTAAAAAACTAGGGCCTGCAATGGTAAGAAAAGCAATGGAGGATGTTGTTAATTTAGATGCAAACGCAGACATTATTAAAACAACGACAGATGCTAATTGGAGCGATTATCCAAAACATACAGATAATGTGCATTACAATGCAGAAGGACAAAGACGCTTGGGAATCGCATTTGGAGAGAAATTAATTATTTTAAACAAATAG
- a CDS encoding sulfatase, with protein MKKGLLLVIIIAFFSCKTEKSSNVETFKKPNIVFVLVDDLGYADVGFNGSKYFQTPNLDALAKESLVLDNAYMYPTCSPSRTAIFTGKQSFRTGVYTVPVLEKGTAEENIFSRWTVGKEHPIYAEPLAEAGYKSIHIGKYHIVGPYPEKELAMPFPFQQKLTQPEPGDYSWVETHKKPEIAQYYPEGRGFIKNVGGTFRGDPGFEEGGYKSVAGGYWAPFSNPFIREKANDDWLTDRLTDEAIDFMKSHKTEPFLINLNYYAVHRAIRSRSDALYEKYKNKPVDSVLGQGIGRNAKLRDLAIKYATMVESVDDNIKRVLDFLDESGLRENTIIIFTSDNGYHRMASANKQLRGAKGDIYEGGIKVPMLVNWPEKVTPRRSDVAVTALDIFPTLMDLSKTEDYDSSELDGASIIPLFKSDDKSLNERPLFWHLASRYKHGTCSVIRKGDYKLIQFLTDGKLELYNLKNDASESKNLSEMELGKSKVLLSELVAWRKANNVPLPPNSVLEF; from the coding sequence ATGAAAAAGGGTTTACTACTTGTAATAATTATTGCTTTTTTCTCGTGTAAAACGGAAAAATCTTCTAATGTTGAAACTTTTAAAAAACCAAATATTGTTTTCGTTTTAGTAGACGATTTGGGTTATGCAGATGTCGGATTTAACGGTTCTAAATATTTTCAAACACCAAATTTGGATGCCCTTGCTAAAGAAAGTTTAGTTTTAGATAATGCCTACATGTATCCAACTTGTTCTCCATCTCGAACTGCAATTTTTACAGGAAAACAATCGTTTAGAACAGGCGTTTATACCGTTCCGGTTTTAGAAAAAGGAACAGCCGAAGAAAATATTTTTTCACGATGGACAGTCGGAAAAGAACATCCAATCTATGCAGAACCTTTAGCAGAAGCTGGTTATAAATCTATTCATATTGGAAAATATCATATCGTTGGCCCATATCCTGAAAAAGAATTAGCCATGCCGTTTCCGTTTCAACAAAAACTAACACAACCAGAACCAGGAGATTATTCTTGGGTAGAAACACATAAAAAACCGGAAATTGCTCAATATTATCCAGAAGGACGTGGTTTTATAAAAAATGTTGGAGGTACTTTTAGAGGTGATCCAGGTTTTGAGGAAGGTGGTTACAAAAGTGTTGCTGGTGGTTATTGGGCACCTTTTAGTAATCCATTTATAAGAGAAAAGGCAAATGATGATTGGTTAACAGACCGATTAACAGACGAGGCTATTGACTTTATGAAATCGCATAAAACCGAACCGTTTTTAATCAACTTAAATTATTACGCAGTCCACAGAGCCATTAGGTCTAGAAGTGACGCTTTGTACGAGAAATATAAAAACAAACCTGTCGATTCTGTTTTAGGTCAAGGTATTGGTAGAAATGCTAAACTAAGAGATTTAGCCATAAAATATGCTACAATGGTGGAGTCTGTTGATGATAATATAAAACGTGTATTAGATTTTTTAGATGAAAGTGGTCTAAGAGAAAATACTATTATCATTTTCACATCAGATAATGGTTACCACAGGATGGCAAGTGCAAACAAGCAATTAAGAGGTGCAAAAGGCGATATTTACGAAGGTGGAATAAAAGTACCTATGTTAGTGAACTGGCCTGAAAAAGTAACACCAAGACGAAGTGATGTTGCGGTAACTGCTTTAGATATTTTTCCAACGTTAATGGATTTATCTAAAACGGAAGATTACGATAGTTCTGAATTAGATGGAGCTTCAATAATACCATTATTTAAAAGTGATGATAAATCACTTAACGAAAGACCATTATTTTGGCATTTGGCAAGTCGTTATAAACACGGAACCTGTTCTGTAATACGAAAAGGAGATTATAAATTAATTCAATTTTTAACTGATGGAAAATTAGAATTATACAATTTGAAAAATGATGCTTCAGAAAGTAAAAACCTTTCAGAAATGGAGTTAGGAAAATCTAAAGTATTGCTGTCGGAATTAGTAGCATGGCGAAAAGCAAATAACGTGCCTTTACCACCAAATTCTGTTTTAGAGTTTTAA
- a CDS encoding sulfatase, with the protein MNSKFLKLSVFVCCFMVLSCNAQKGNKTTITTEKNIKKKPNLIIIHTDEHNFRTISAYQKLLSEEQAFVWGKGNNTTTPNIDKLASQGAISTSYYAASPVCTPSRASLVTGLYPQATGAPKNGLHLSEDVPTFATILRDQGYATSYVGKWHLAGHDKYSFGIKYKAGFEDNRFMMRGGHAPYFKLSKDGSVITGINEKVAAKLPEEEIIHVTDFFTDKTLEILERDKDKPFAIMLSIPDPHTPDVARPPYDVMYKDLKIEAPKTMSPEYTAIKPSWATDKTKNETIGSKSFENNKEKNALKQYFGMVSHIDDSVGRILKFLDDNNLVENTIIIFTSDHGDMFFEHNRRNKGVPYEASSRIPFLIRYPKKIPSEKVINTAYTNVDFTPTILSLMDVKTDVEFHGLDTSKDFTNSEKVVNSDRITYYAKSGGWWVTAVSDRYKLVIDKNEKPYLFDLEKDPDELINFYYDKAYSEIAKMMQTELFKQLNKYDEPGLKAKQGYVTE; encoded by the coding sequence ATGAATTCAAAGTTTTTAAAATTATCAGTTTTCGTTTGTTGTTTCATGGTATTGTCTTGTAATGCACAAAAAGGAAATAAAACAACCATAACAACAGAGAAAAATATTAAAAAGAAACCTAACCTTATCATTATCCATACAGACGAGCATAATTTTAGAACCATAAGTGCGTATCAAAAATTATTATCAGAAGAGCAAGCTTTTGTTTGGGGAAAAGGGAATAATACCACGACACCAAATATTGATAAATTGGCAAGTCAAGGTGCTATAAGCACAAGCTATTATGCTGCTTCACCAGTATGTACACCTTCAAGAGCATCTTTGGTAACAGGTTTATATCCACAAGCAACTGGTGCTCCAAAAAACGGATTACATTTAAGTGAGGATGTTCCAACCTTTGCAACCATTTTAAGAGACCAAGGTTATGCCACTTCTTATGTTGGTAAATGGCATTTGGCAGGTCATGATAAATATAGTTTCGGAATAAAGTATAAAGCAGGATTTGAAGACAATCGTTTTATGATGCGTGGTGGTCATGCACCATATTTCAAACTTTCTAAAGACGGTTCCGTTATAACAGGAATTAATGAAAAAGTCGCGGCTAAATTACCTGAGGAAGAAATCATTCATGTAACGGACTTCTTTACAGATAAAACACTCGAAATTCTTGAGCGCGATAAAGACAAACCATTTGCTATCATGTTATCTATTCCAGATCCGCACACACCAGATGTTGCGCGTCCGCCTTACGATGTTATGTACAAGGATTTAAAGATTGAAGCACCAAAAACAATGTCGCCAGAATACACAGCCATTAAACCATCTTGGGCAACAGATAAAACCAAGAACGAAACTATTGGCAGTAAATCTTTTGAAAATAATAAAGAAAAAAATGCCTTAAAGCAATATTTTGGAATGGTGAGTCATATCGATGATAGTGTTGGACGTATTCTTAAATTTTTGGATGATAATAATTTAGTAGAGAACACCATAATTATTTTCACTTCCGATCATGGAGATATGTTTTTTGAACACAACCGAAGAAATAAAGGTGTGCCATATGAAGCGTCTTCTAGAATTCCATTTTTGATTCGTTATCCTAAAAAAATACCATCTGAAAAAGTGATTAACACCGCATATACAAATGTAGATTTTACACCAACAATATTAAGCCTGATGGATGTAAAAACAGATGTGGAATTTCATGGTTTAGATACTTCTAAAGATTTTACAAATTCAGAAAAAGTAGTAAATAGCGATAGAATTACATATTACGCCAAGTCAGGTGGTTGGTGGGTAACAGCTGTTAGTGATCGTTATAAATTGGTTATTGATAAAAATGAGAAACCGTATTTATTCGATTTAGAAAAAGATCCAGATGAGCTAATAAACTTTTACTACGATAAAGCGTATTCAGAAATAGCAAAAATGATGCAAACAGAATTGTTTAAACAATTAAACAAGTATGATGAGCCTGGATTAAAGGCGAAACAAGGGTACGTTACTGAATAA